From a region of the Melospiza georgiana isolate bMelGeo1 chromosome 23, bMelGeo1.pri, whole genome shotgun sequence genome:
- the LAMTOR5 gene encoding ragulator complex protein LAMTOR5 produces MEGTLEQHLEETMKSPAVVGVLCTDSQGLNLGCRGTLSDEHAGIISVLAQQAAKLTSDPTDTPVVCLESDSGNIMIQKHDSITVAVHKLLS; encoded by the exons ATGGAGGGAACGCTGGAACAGCACCTGGAGGAGAC CATGAAGAGCCCGGCCGTGGTGGGTGTGCTGTGCACCGACTCACAGGGCCTCAACCTGGGCT GCAGGGGCACCCTGTCAGATGAGCACGCTGGCATCATCTCCGTGCTGGCCCAGCAGGCGGCCAAGCTCACCTCGGACCCCACGGACACGCCCGTGGTGTGCCTGGAGTCAGACAGCGG GAACATCATGATCCAGAAGCACGACAGCATCACCGTGGCAGTGCACAAGCTGCTGtcctga